The genomic stretch TTTTTGTAGAGATACAACTTACTTTGAagaatattttttcttctcttttttaaataaaaaagctGTCGGTAACATGTTTTGGTTTTTTGCTTATTTATCTGAGCTTAAATAAGTGTCAAAAATTTGAAACCCATACATATTTACATGAAAGACATACAAATCATTGTGTCCCACCATACATACCAATCCCATGTGTCACTCTTGGACTAAACTGATGTAAAAGATATACAACCATAATTGTCCAATTAAATGAGAGTATTAGATATACACGTACATACAAAATTCTACTAAGTAAATTAAAGATGGAATCGTCCCTAAAGTGGAGTTAGAGAATTTTGGAAGCAAAATATTTTGAGTCTAAATTTCATCAAAATGATTAGTAATTTGAATACGTGTAACGTGATCTTCCGAATATGATTTACTGAATTTAGCAACAAAATAGTGACAAATTGACAATCATTCTCATTAAGAGGAGTTTGGCATAAAATGGGGCAAGTAATATAATTGgctgaaaaaataaatagtcaTATCTGTAGTGAATCAAATGCAAGTCCAAGTAATGGGGTATGGCCGCATggggaaagaagaaaaatatgTGTATTTAATACTCATTCCccttaaaaaatagtactaactCATTCCATCATTAAAcagagataaaataaagtaacaaAAGAAGATAGGTAAGATATAAGAGAACATAAAGATTTTGTTTTTTCAAGTTCAAACAATGGTTGAAAAAAATGCCATAGAAGAAGTGATAGtaataactaaaaaaaacattatattaataaaaaagtaataaatttgataatttaaagagtaaataaattaatatattaaagatattATAGTTTAGAAGTgtctataaaaagaaaaaagaaactaaTATAACGGGGgtataaaaatcacaaaatagcAAATTGATATAAAAGTATTAAGATTCGAAAATTTTAGCTAgtcttataattttaaaaaataatcatcAAAACAAGTAGTAAAAATTACCATTATTTGCAATTATCTTGGATGGAATCCTATCAACGGTCTATGACGGTGTCCGAATATTCATATTCAGAATTTTCATCAGTTCGACAACACGCTTAACACCTATTCAATCACATCATCAATATATGATACTccccgtccccgaataagagtcgctaatttccattttgggccgtcccccattaagagtcactcttcatttttaccataaatggtagtaggtcccacgttccactaactcactctactcacattttattataaaaacaatataaaaatgtgggtcctacgtttcactaactttttcaaccaacttttctttgcatttcttaaaactcgtgcccggtcaaagagcgactcctattaggagaaggagggagtactatattacaCGCAAATAATGTGAACGTTTGGTCATGACACAATTACAATTACAAACGATATGAAACTTCATTTTTTTACGACCAACTTCTAAAGTTGGGAAATCGATCAGAATTTGCCCAAATCAATTCACAGTTTGGAAGTTGTGTTTGAAAAAGATGGAACAGTGAGGACAAAGAGTCCAGCTCCTCAATCTCTGATATTATTGCTGCTTTGTTTCCAAGCGTAAAACACAcactcctttctctctctctctctcttcacccACTCACATGCCTTCACTCATGGCTATGGTAGCTCCTCCTCCCTCACCACCACTCTCCATGAATTGAATTGATTCGATTCCCACCCCCTCACACTCATTCCCTCCCTCCAATCCCCCAACAATGCCGCCGATTTCATTCTTCACACTGTTATTTTTACTATCattctccgccgccgccgccgccgccgagcCCACCGCCGACAAGCAGGCGCTGCTCGATTTCCTCTCCAAAGTCCCCCACGAGTCCCGCCTCCAGTGGGACCCCTCCCTCTCCGCCTGCTCCTGGGTCGGCGTCTCCTGCGACCCCTCCAACTCCTCCGTCCACTCCCTCCGCCTCCCCGGCGTCGGCCTCATCGGCCACATCCCCCCCTCCACCCTCGGCCGCCTCTCCTCCCTCCGCGTCCTCAGCCTCCGCTCCAACCGCCTCTCCGGCCCCCTCCCCGCCGACCTCTCCAACCTCAAATCCCTCCGCAATGTCTACCTCCAGCGCAACCAGCTCTCCGGCGAGTTCCCGCCCAGCCTCGCCGAGCTGACTCGCCTCAACCGCCTCGATCTCTCCTCCAACAACTTCACCGGCCCGATCCCCTTCGCCCTCAACAATCTCACTCACCTCACCGGCTTGTTCCTCCAGAGCAACGGATTCACCGGGAAATTGCCTAatctctccgccgccgccgcgtcGCTCGACGCCTTCAATGTGTCTGATAACAGCCTCAACGGCTCCATCCCCGCCGCGCTGGCGAAATTCCCCTCGTCTTCATTCGCGAATAACCTCCAATTGTGCGGGGCGCCATTGCCGCCGTGCAGCCCCTTCTTCCCCTCGCCGGCTCCGTCGCCTGATCTGGAGCCTCCGCCCGGCGTAGCCGGCCAAAAAAAGCACCGGAAGCTATCAACCGCGGCGATCGTCGGAATATCAATTGCCGGTGGATTATTAGCCCTATTCCTCCTACTTGCCCTAATTTTCTTCCTAATCAAAAAGAGAAAATCGAATCAAACCGCAAAAACCTACAAACCGCCTTCAACCACAGCTGCCGTGGCCGGATCAGCAGTAGCGGCAGGGGCGGCGGAGATAGGAACCTCCTCCTCCAAAGACGACATCACCGGCGTCTCCGGCGAAGGCGGAGAGAGGAATAAACTAGTTTTCTTCCAAGGAGGCGTGCTCAGCTTCGATTTGGAAGATCTGCTTAGGGCTTCGGCGGAGGTGCTGGGGAAGGGGAGCGTAGGTACAAGCTACAAAGCGGTGCTGGAGGAAGGTACAACCGTGGTGGTGAAGCGGCTCAAAGACGTCGCCGCCGCGAAGAAGGAGTTCGAGCAGCAGCTGGAGATGCTGGGAAACGTCAAGCACCCAAATGTGCTGCCGCTTAGGGCTTATTACTTCTCCAAAGATGAGAAACTGTTGGTCTCTGATTACATGCCTGGTGGCAGCCTCTCTGCTCTCCTCCATGGtaatgcttcttcttcttcatctctgttttttttagtattttatctttttttttattgttttcttgCATAATTTTCTATGTTTCCATGATTTATGGTCTTGCTTGTGTCATTCCACGTTggagaagatggatttgagtaTTTGATTACATGTGCAAATGATTTTGTGTGGATTTCTTTATTGGAGAAGATGGCTATAGGTTTCTT from Salvia splendens isolate huo1 chromosome 4, SspV2, whole genome shotgun sequence encodes the following:
- the LOC121799937 gene encoding probable inactive receptor kinase At2g26730, whose translation is MPPISFFTLLFLLSFSAAAAAAEPTADKQALLDFLSKVPHESRLQWDPSLSACSWVGVSCDPSNSSVHSLRLPGVGLIGHIPPSTLGRLSSLRVLSLRSNRLSGPLPADLSNLKSLRNVYLQRNQLSGEFPPSLAELTRLNRLDLSSNNFTGPIPFALNNLTHLTGLFLQSNGFTGKLPNLSAAAASLDAFNVSDNSLNGSIPAALAKFPSSSFANNLQLCGAPLPPCSPFFPSPAPSPDLEPPPGVAGQKKHRKLSTAAIVGISIAGGLLALFLLLALIFFLIKKRKSNQTAKTYKPPSTTAAVAGSAVAAGAAEIGTSSSKDDITGVSGEGGERNKLVFFQGGVLSFDLEDLLRASAEVLGKGSVGTSYKAVLEEGTTVVVKRLKDVAAAKKEFEQQLEMLGNVKHPNVLPLRAYYFSKDEKLLVSDYMPGGSLSALLHGSRGSGRTPLEWDSRLRIAVNAARGLAHLHVSGKVVHGNIKSSNILLKQDNLDASVSDYGLNPLFLNSSTPNHRVMGYRAPEVLETRKVTFKSDVYSFGVLLLELLTGKAPNQASLGEEGIDLPRWVQSVVREEWTAEVFDVELMRYQDVEEEMVQLLQIGMACVAMVPDQRPTMPEVLRMMEDMNRGDTDDGLRSSDDALRGGSDSQTPPMESRASPPGLTP